CTCCTAGTGAACGACCAACGGATTGATAACGAGCATGAGCATTAGAAAATTTGATTGGACAGGCCATTTGTTTTTGCTTTCCTTGCTGTGAAGCAACTTCAACAATCATTTGTCGGTTTTTAAAATGCGGGTGTTCACAACTTTCAGCAAAAGTTAAGACAGGCTCAATACAAACGTCAGCTGTTGCAAACAGCTGTTGCCAATAAGCCAACTCCTCAGTTAAAAATAATTCAGTCAAAATGGTCTTAATCTGTTGTTGTGCAGTGGGCTGAGGATTACTTGCCAGGCTAATTAACTCGGGTTTGTCAATGAGCTGGCAAAAAGTTTGAAGAAATTTAGGCTCTAAACAACCTACTGACAAAAACCGGCCATCACGAGTCTGATAAAAATCGTAAAAACTGCCGCCATTAAGTATTTGCTGCTCTGGTTTTGGCTCAACTCCAGCGCCTAAAAAGCCAGAACCAGCCAGTGCATTTAAGGCAAAAGCACAATCAGCCATACTGATATCAATGTGTTGGCCTGCTCCTGTCGTTTGTCTTGCCACTACGGCGGTTAAAATGCCAATGACACTGTGTAATGAACCACCTGCTACATCGGCAATTTGAACACTTGGTGGTACGGGGGGTTGTTCTTTCCGGCGTGAGTTGTCTGCAATACCGGCCAATGCTAAATAATTAATATCATGACCGGCTCGCTGTTGATATGGACTAGACTGACCATAGCCAGTAATGGAACAATAAACTAGCTGTGGGTTGATGGTTTTTAACTGATCATAGCCCAGGCCTAAACGATCCATGACACCAGGTCGAAATTGTTCAATTAAAATATCATATTCTAC
This genomic interval from Spartinivicinus ruber contains the following:
- a CDS encoding CaiB/BaiF CoA transferase family protein, with amino-acid sequence MSGCDPSPPLQSLKILDFSTLLPGPYGSMLLADLGAEVLHIESPNRPDLARITPPFAGKESALHCYINRNKKSISLDLKQSEAVNKVKQLIVEYDILIEQFRPGVMDRLGLGYDQLKTINPQLVYCSITGYGQSSPYQQRAGHDINYLALAGIADNSRRKEQPPVPPSVQIADVAGGSLHSVIGILTAVVARQTTGAGQHIDISMADCAFALNALAGSGFLGAGVEPKPEQQILNGGSFYDFYQTRDGRFLSVGCLEPKFLQTFCQLIDKPELISLASNPQPTAQQQIKTILTELFLTEELAYWQQLFATADVCIEPVLTFAESCEHPHFKNRQMIVEVASQQGKQKQMACPIKFSNAHARYQSVGRSLGEDNQWLTNKLFSTSQK